Proteins encoded within one genomic window of Streptomyces sp. NBC_01237:
- a CDS encoding iron-siderophore ABC transporter substrate-binding protein: MRRLLLTAAAATAATIALSACGTTEPAADKSNKSAERITLTGASGTKVELDGPAKKVVGTEWNVVEHLVSLGVEPVGVADVKGYKTWDTAVPLTNEPKDIGTRGEPSMDTVAALAPDLIVATSDLPAAALAQLRKIAPVLDLKAADAADPLGQMTGELDLIAKATGTTEQADKLKKGFEAKLAEGKQELEKAGHAGTEFAFADGYVTGNQVSIRPYTSGSLIGAVNEKLGLKNPWTMKGDPAYGLAATDVEGLTKLGDVEFAYIGSDGDKGSTPFTGALAGNAVWKSLPFVKADKVHRLPDGVWMFGGTGSMESYVDSVVAALKK; the protein is encoded by the coding sequence ATGAGACGACTCCTCCTCACCGCCGCCGCGGCCACCGCCGCCACGATCGCCCTGAGCGCGTGCGGTACGACCGAGCCCGCCGCGGACAAGTCGAACAAGTCCGCCGAGCGCATCACCCTCACCGGTGCCTCCGGCACGAAGGTGGAGCTGGACGGTCCCGCGAAGAAGGTCGTCGGGACCGAGTGGAACGTCGTCGAGCACCTGGTCTCGCTGGGTGTCGAGCCGGTCGGTGTCGCCGACGTCAAGGGGTACAAGACCTGGGACACGGCCGTTCCGCTGACGAACGAGCCGAAGGACATCGGCACCCGCGGTGAACCGAGCATGGACACCGTCGCCGCCCTCGCGCCCGATCTCATCGTGGCCACCAGCGACCTGCCGGCCGCCGCCCTCGCGCAGCTGCGGAAGATCGCCCCGGTCCTGGACCTGAAGGCCGCCGACGCGGCCGATCCGCTCGGGCAGATGACCGGCGAACTGGACCTGATCGCCAAGGCCACGGGCACCACCGAGCAGGCCGACAAGCTGAAGAAGGGCTTCGAGGCGAAGCTCGCCGAAGGCAAGCAGGAGTTGGAGAAGGCCGGGCACGCGGGCACGGAGTTCGCCTTCGCGGACGGGTACGTCACCGGCAACCAGGTGTCCATCCGGCCGTACACCAGCGGCTCGCTGATCGGCGCGGTCAACGAGAAGCTCGGGCTGAAGAACCCCTGGACGATGAAGGGCGACCCGGCCTACGGCCTCGCCGCCACCGACGTCGAGGGGCTGACCAAGCTCGGTGACGTGGAGTTCGCGTACATCGGCAGCGACGGCGACAAGGGCAGCACGCCGTTCACCGGAGCGCTCGCCGGCAACGCGGTGTGGAAGTCGCTCCCCTTCGTGAAGGCGGACAAGGTGCACCGGCTGCCCGACGGGGTGTGGATGTTCGGCGGCACCGGGTCGATGGAGTCGTATGTCGACTCGGTCGTCGCCGCACTGAAGAAGTGA